The proteins below are encoded in one region of Brachyspira hampsonii:
- the trpB gene encoding tryptophan synthase subunit beta: MKNSNKGFFGKFGGRFVPEPLEKLLIELEEAFAHYINDKEFLSELEELRADFIGRPTPLMYAKNLSEKIGGAKIYVKLEGLANTGAHKINNSIGQALLAKKMGKKKIIAETGAGQHGLATAAACAKLGLECSIYMGEIDVKRQQPNVASMELYGANVVSVTRGGRGLKDAVDAALEDWVKDLKDTHYLLGSAVGPSPYPDIVRTFQSVIGRELDKQIQEKNLNVKAMIACVGGGSNAIGFFEPFIERENPKLIAVEAGGISMNLGENAIRMKNPYAKDVAAQGYMSKFILKENGEISETMSISAGLDYPGVGPQLAYLGESGRIEFTYATDKEAINAVKEFARNEGVIFALESAHAGAKAIEYAKQYTKDDVIIVNMSGRGDKDIFITSPIFRADKWKEFLKSELERLEKNIDIHKF; the protein is encoded by the coding sequence ATGAAAAACAGTAATAAAGGGTTCTTCGGTAAATTCGGCGGGAGATTCGTACCAGAACCATTAGAAAAATTATTAATCGAATTGGAAGAAGCATTTGCACATTATATTAATGACAAAGAGTTTTTAAGCGAGCTTGAGGAATTAAGAGCTGATTTTATAGGAAGACCTACTCCTTTAATGTATGCTAAAAACCTATCAGAAAAAATAGGCGGTGCTAAAATATATGTGAAACTTGAAGGCTTAGCAAATACAGGTGCACATAAGATTAACAATTCAATAGGTCAGGCACTTTTAGCCAAGAAGATGGGAAAGAAGAAGATTATCGCAGAAACGGGAGCAGGTCAGCATGGACTTGCCACCGCTGCCGCCTGTGCCAAGCTAGGACTTGAATGTTCTATATATATGGGCGAGATAGATGTAAAAAGACAGCAGCCTAATGTTGCATCTATGGAATTATACGGAGCTAATGTAGTGTCGGTTACCAGAGGAGGAAGAGGACTTAAAGATGCTGTTGATGCGGCATTAGAAGATTGGGTTAAAGATTTAAAAGATACTCACTATTTGCTTGGAAGTGCAGTTGGACCTAGCCCTTACCCTGATATTGTCAGGACTTTTCAATCGGTAATAGGAAGAGAATTGGATAAACAAATACAAGAAAAGAATTTAAATGTTAAAGCTATGATAGCATGCGTAGGCGGCGGTTCTAATGCTATAGGATTTTTTGAACCTTTTATAGAAAGAGAAAATCCAAAATTAATAGCCGTTGAAGCAGGCGGTATAAGCATGAATCTCGGCGAAAATGCCATTAGAATGAAAAACCCTTATGCCAAAGATGTTGCAGCTCAAGGGTATATGAGCAAATTTATATTAAAAGAAAACGGCGAAATATCAGAAACTATGTCTATATCTGCTGGTTTGGACTATCCCGGTGTAGGTCCTCAGCTTGCATATTTGGGAGAATCTGGAAGAATAGAGTTTACTTATGCTACTGACAAAGAAGCAATTAATGCAGTTAAAGAATTTGCTAGAAATGAGGGAGTAATATTTGCATTAGAAAGTGCCCATGCCGGTGCTAAGGCTATAGAATATGCTAAACAATACACAAAAGATGATGTAATTATAGTTAATATGTCCGGAAGAGGAGATAAAGATATATTCATAACTTCTCCGATATTCAGAGCAGACAAATGGAAAGAATTTTTAAAAAGTGAATTAGAAAGATTAGAAAAAAACATAGACATTCACAAATTTTAG
- the lepB gene encoding signal peptidase I, translated as MNYSYDREELKKEKINALKSVLKPFIFIYYRSNNLLYRVVARLILGFIIAFVLFGIFTLFIRIDRMKSSTMMNTIEPNEILITSKLRYGITLKPFVSSLTGKTIVFSRPKRGDIVFMADPRTEKEFFLKRFASYFVYFITFGNVNISNTRYLIKRVVGLPNETIEIRDKVVYINGEVLNEPWANVEFDGRILDAEVSTRDNFGPYIIGYNEYFVLSDNRDYGYDSRDFGNVHFSNIDGKVISK; from the coding sequence ATGAATTATTCTTATGACAGAGAAGAATTAAAAAAAGAAAAAATTAATGCACTCAAGTCTGTATTAAAACCTTTTATTTTCATATACTACAGAAGCAATAATCTGCTTTATAGGGTAGTGGCAAGATTGATATTAGGATTTATTATTGCTTTTGTTTTATTCGGTATTTTTACTTTATTTATAAGAATAGATAGAATGAAAAGTTCTACTATGATGAATACTATAGAACCCAATGAAATTTTAATCACTTCTAAATTAAGATATGGTATTACATTAAAACCTTTTGTATCATCTCTTACAGGAAAAACTATTGTTTTCTCAAGACCTAAAAGGGGAGATATAGTATTTATGGCAGATCCTAGAACTGAAAAGGAATTTTTTCTAAAAAGATTTGCTTCATATTTCGTATATTTTATAACATTCGGAAATGTAAATATATCCAATACGAGATATTTAATAAAAAGAGTTGTAGGACTTCCAAATGAAACCATAGAAATAAGAGATAAGGTTGTTTATATAAACGGAGAAGTTTTGAATGAGCCTTGGGCTAATGTAGAGTTTGACGGAAGAATATTAGATGCTGAAGTATCCACAAGAGATAATTTCGGACCTTATATTATAGGCTACAATGAATATTTTGTGCTTTCTGATAATAGAGACTATGGTTATGACAGCAGAGATTTTGGGAATGTTCATTTTTCTAATATAGACGGAAAAGTTATATCTAAATAA
- the gatC gene encoding Asp-tRNA(Asn)/Glu-tRNA(Gln) amidotransferase subunit GatC translates to MTTDREELEALLYQTRLRIEESQKDEMLDRLNKDLEFIEGLFEVNVDGIDPLYHVIDLPEYLREDVQGATLNNEVIMDLCRSGEYGYIVVPAVPAALENSEHQAKKS, encoded by the coding sequence ATGACTACAGACAGAGAAGAATTAGAAGCTCTTTTATATCAAACAAGATTAAGAATAGAAGAAAGTCAAAAAGATGAAATGTTAGATAGATTAAATAAAGATTTGGAATTCATAGAAGGATTATTTGAAGTTAATGTTGACGGCATTGATCCTTTATACCATGTTATAGATTTGCCTGAATATTTAAGAGAAGATGTTCAAGGTGCCACATTAAATAATGAAGTAATAATGGACTTATGCAGAAGCGGCGAATACGGATATATTGTAGTTCCTGCTGTTCCTGCTGCTTTGGAAAATAGCGAGCATCAGGCTAAAAAATCATAA
- the mrdA gene encoding penicillin-binding protein 2 — protein sequence MNFLEIELNKDKKIISEDFKYRKRLIVVFIISILVAALLLIRLFYLQIIQNEHYDSLARNNKEQIIPIDAYRGEIYDRNGVIVAENIKTYTMYMIPVYLPKNYFEREELLYRVSKVFNIDLGHIKSSLEKVSKNSYESVEISENISMSQMSYLAERSEEYPGVYYGSKSIRHYPLGETMTHVLGYIGNISQEEFERKQAEGYRRNSVIGKEGVEQFYDKELRGIDGYEQWIVDSRNRVKETITPAIGKPIPGKKLILSIDSKIQKDAEDLIKGQVGTIIVSKPTTGEILAMVSSPWYDPNIFIGKIDRQKYAELINNPANPFWNKAIRGRYPPGSTFKLVTAVGALNEKRIGVNTTRFCGGGMLLENRFYRCTGQHGYVNMYKAIQYSCNTYFYNLAYELGPNFIKRYAEMLGFGDITGIDLPGEKVGVVPSADWKRRKIGEYWWDGDTIQYVMGQGYMSATPIAVHMSTSAIINDGVMYRPHVVKEIRSSQTDEVIYNNDKVIIKKLDIDKNIFTVVKEGMRMAVTGGTARNGAWSPDIKLAAKTGTAQNAQGKDHTWVTIFGPYNPRPTDDMIAVTVMLEHSGGGGGTTAGPIATAMLRSILGGENALEAKNVIYARMQYIYQQIRLAREQMRAAQENGETLENIEGEQQKEEKTQEDERIKYE from the coding sequence ATGAATTTTTTGGAAATAGAATTAAATAAAGATAAAAAAATAATAAGTGAAGATTTTAAATATAGAAAAAGGCTAATAGTTGTATTTATAATATCAATATTAGTTGCTGCATTATTATTAATAAGGCTTTTCTATTTACAAATAATACAAAATGAACATTATGACAGTTTAGCTAGGAATAATAAAGAGCAAATAATACCTATAGATGCCTACAGAGGCGAAATTTATGATAGAAATGGTGTTATAGTAGCAGAAAATATCAAAACATACACAATGTATATGATCCCTGTTTATTTACCTAAAAATTATTTTGAAAGAGAAGAATTATTATACAGAGTATCTAAAGTATTTAATATAGATTTAGGACATATAAAATCAAGTTTGGAAAAAGTTTCAAAAAATAGCTATGAATCGGTAGAAATATCAGAAAATATATCAATGTCTCAAATGAGTTATTTGGCTGAAAGATCTGAAGAATATCCGGGAGTATATTATGGAAGTAAATCTATAAGACATTATCCTCTTGGCGAAACTATGACGCATGTATTAGGATATATAGGCAACATATCTCAGGAAGAGTTTGAAAGAAAGCAGGCAGAGGGATACAGAAGAAACAGTGTTATAGGTAAAGAAGGTGTTGAACAGTTCTATGATAAAGAGCTTAGAGGTATAGATGGTTATGAACAGTGGATAGTAGACTCAAGAAACAGAGTAAAAGAGACTATAACACCTGCCATAGGAAAACCAATACCCGGAAAAAAACTCATATTAAGTATAGATTCTAAAATTCAGAAAGATGCAGAAGATTTAATAAAAGGACAAGTAGGAACTATAATAGTATCAAAACCTACAACAGGTGAAATATTGGCTATGGTAAGCTCTCCTTGGTATGATCCTAACATCTTTATAGGTAAAATAGACAGGCAGAAATATGCTGAACTTATAAATAATCCTGCTAATCCATTCTGGAATAAAGCCATAAGAGGAAGATATCCTCCGGGTTCAACATTCAAATTGGTAACTGCTGTAGGAGCATTAAATGAAAAAAGAATAGGAGTTAATACAACAAGATTCTGCGGCGGCGGTATGCTTCTTGAAAATAGATTCTACAGATGCACAGGTCAGCATGGCTATGTAAATATGTATAAAGCCATACAATATTCATGCAATACATATTTTTATAACTTAGCTTATGAATTAGGACCTAATTTCATTAAAAGATATGCTGAAATGTTAGGATTCGGCGATATTACAGGCATAGATTTACCGGGAGAAAAAGTCGGAGTTGTACCTAGTGCAGATTGGAAGAGAAGAAAAATCGGAGAATATTGGTGGGATGGAGACACTATTCAGTATGTTATGGGACAAGGTTATATGTCTGCTACACCTATAGCAGTTCATATGTCTACTTCTGCTATAATTAATGACGGAGTAATGTACAGACCTCATGTTGTTAAGGAAATAAGAAGTTCTCAGACAGATGAAGTTATATACAATAATGATAAAGTAATAATCAAAAAATTGGATATAGATAAGAATATATTTACAGTAGTAAAAGAAGGTATGAGAATGGCTGTAACAGGAGGTACTGCTAGAAATGGTGCTTGGTCTCCTGATATTAAATTAGCAGCTAAAACAGGTACTGCTCAAAATGCTCAGGGTAAAGACCATACTTGGGTTACAATATTCGGTCCTTATAATCCTAGACCTACTGACGATATGATAGCAGTTACAGTTATGCTTGAACATAGCGGCGGCGGCGGCGGTACTACTGCAGGTCCTATAGCTACAGCAATGCTTCGTTCTATATTAGGAGGCGAAAACGCTTTAGAAGCTAAAAATGTTATATATGCTAGAATGCAGTATATATATCAGCAGATAAGACTTGCAAGAGAACAAATGAGAGCAGCTCAGGAAAACGGAGAAACTTTAGAAAATATTGAGGGAGAACAGCAAAAAGAAGAAAAAACTCAAGAAGATGAGAGGATAAAATATGAGTGA
- a CDS encoding FtsW/RodA/SpoVE family cell cycle protein, giving the protein MSDKKELKKLFVFDWKILAAVMFLMTAGAIAVYSSTYSPESGKTSWMFLKFIFFCATGIVLIFISMFINYTKLAEHRMSLYIPMLGILILVLIPGVGTTVNGSSSWLFGMQPSEFGKIVVIIFLAGYLDQIGDKIKEIKYFALAGLFISIPIGLVLLQPDLGTVLVYCFIVFIMLFVGGVPTRYIIALISIGVIGLSIPMFLEYKRMSDDIDNMLFNFFSQRIYIGYLAGIFLFVSILLITLNFYMNSKYVSLLSFTFFVLFLCMGAALIFDIGLKEYQKQRLLVFMNPQLTRLSSGYNIIQSLIAVGSGGLLGEGFLNGSQSQLNFIPQQVNDFIFSNICEEWGFIGSSLVVLAYAVIFIRGTMAAYYAKDRLGALIVSGVIAMFLCHVIINIGMVVGMMPITGLTLPFISSGGSSIWTFCISIGLIFNVEARRYVH; this is encoded by the coding sequence ATGAGTGATAAAAAAGAGTTAAAAAAACTATTTGTCTTCGATTGGAAAATATTAGCAGCTGTAATGTTTTTAATGACAGCAGGGGCTATTGCGGTATATTCATCAACATACTCCCCTGAATCAGGAAAAACAAGCTGGATGTTTTTAAAGTTTATATTCTTCTGTGCAACAGGTATAGTATTAATATTCATTAGTATGTTTATAAACTATACTAAATTAGCAGAACATAGAATGTCATTATATATACCAATGCTTGGAATATTAATATTAGTTTTAATACCTGGTGTCGGAACTACTGTAAACGGCAGCAGCAGTTGGTTATTCGGTATGCAGCCTTCAGAGTTCGGAAAAATAGTTGTTATCATATTCTTAGCTGGTTATTTGGATCAAATAGGAGATAAAATAAAAGAAATAAAATATTTTGCTTTAGCAGGGCTATTTATTTCTATACCTATAGGTTTAGTATTGCTTCAGCCGGATTTAGGTACTGTACTTGTATACTGTTTTATAGTATTCATAATGCTTTTTGTGGGAGGGGTTCCTACAAGATATATTATAGCTTTGATAAGTATAGGAGTTATAGGACTTTCTATACCTATGTTTCTTGAATATAAAAGAATGTCAGATGATATAGACAACATGCTCTTTAATTTCTTTTCACAAAGAATATATATAGGATATTTAGCCGGAATATTTTTATTTGTATCAATACTCCTTATTACATTAAATTTCTATATGAACAGTAAATATGTAAGTTTATTATCATTCACTTTCTTTGTATTATTTTTATGTATGGGAGCAGCTCTTATATTTGATATAGGATTAAAAGAATATCAAAAACAAAGATTATTGGTATTTATGAATCCGCAATTAACCAGATTAAGCTCGGGTTATAATATTATTCAATCCCTTATAGCTGTGGGAAGCGGAGGATTATTAGGAGAAGGTTTTTTAAATGGAAGTCAGTCCCAATTAAATTTCATTCCTCAGCAAGTAAATGACTTTATATTTTCTAATATATGCGAGGAATGGGGCTTTATAGGAAGTTCTTTGGTGGTTTTGGCTTATGCTGTTATATTTATAAGGGGTACAATGGCTGCATATTATGCTAAAGACAGACTTGGTGCCTTGATAGTATCAGGCGTAATAGCTATGTTTTTATGTCATGTTATCATTAATATAGGAATGGTTGTAGGAATGATGCCTATTACAGGGTTAACTTTGCCTTTTATAAGCAGCGGAGGTTCATCTATATGGACTTTCTGTATATCAATAGGATTAATATTTAATGTAGAAGCAAGAAGGTATGTTCATTAA
- a CDS encoding SpoIIE family protein phosphatase, producing the protein MKNNILTEKILIADSNIDYAKFIQNFLKESGYLSYIALSYKEAVNISYDKIPDCILVDYMLPNAGACRLSQHIKNDNILKNTTILFLTATNSKSEFLKAYECGADGFFPKSIDTDILLSKIKSYIRLKKAIESNIMYMNMLKQDIEYASKLQKSILSYGNTSIPKNDISIFHYAPNEVSGDYSGIKSINDGWYAILLADVSGHGVAASMLTILIKSFFDSHIITNCCNTSPANFIKELNNFFIEENFDKSLFASVFYAIYNNTTGDFICSSGGSPKPIYCSKDSAINIDIEGPLVGMSEDSDYKEAHIKMNHNDILFIFTDGAYEIFDTEGKMFGDEELKNIFIKNSHKDVNVIKDNIIKELKSFSNNVLSDDISMIILRRTN; encoded by the coding sequence ATGAAAAATAATATTTTAACAGAAAAAATTTTAATAGCAGATTCTAATATAGATTATGCTAAATTTATTCAAAATTTTTTGAAAGAATCCGGATATTTATCATATATAGCATTATCTTATAAAGAAGCTGTTAATATATCCTACGATAAAATACCTGATTGTATACTAGTGGATTATATGCTTCCCAATGCCGGAGCATGCCGCCTTTCTCAGCATATAAAAAATGACAATATACTTAAAAACACAACTATACTTTTTCTAACAGCAACTAACAGTAAATCAGAATTTCTTAAAGCCTATGAATGCGGAGCAGACGGATTTTTTCCAAAATCAATAGACACAGATATTTTACTGTCAAAAATAAAGTCATATATAAGATTAAAAAAAGCTATAGAATCTAATATAATGTATATGAATATGTTAAAACAGGATATAGAATATGCATCAAAATTACAGAAATCTATACTTTCCTATGGAAATACCTCAATACCTAAAAATGACATATCTATTTTTCACTATGCCCCTAATGAAGTATCAGGAGATTACAGCGGTATAAAAAGTATCAATGATGGCTGGTATGCTATACTTTTGGCAGATGTATCTGGGCATGGTGTAGCAGCTAGTATGCTTACAATACTAATAAAATCTTTTTTTGATTCACATATAATAACTAATTGCTGCAATACATCTCCTGCTAACTTTATAAAGGAACTAAACAATTTTTTTATAGAAGAAAATTTTGATAAGAGCTTATTTGCTTCTGTATTTTATGCTATATATAATAATACTACAGGAGATTTTATATGCTCATCTGGAGGATCGCCTAAACCTATATATTGTTCTAAAGATTCAGCCATAAATATTGATATAGAAGGTCCATTGGTTGGAATGTCTGAGGACAGTGATTATAAAGAAGCTCATATAAAAATGAACCATAATGATATATTATTTATATTTACAGATGGTGCCTATGAAATATTTGATACAGAAGGAAAAATGTTTGGAGATGAAGAATTAAAGAATATATTTATAAAAAATTCACATAAAGATGTTAATGTAATAAAAGACAATATAATAAAAGAATTAAAATCATTTTCAAATAATGTATTATCAGATGATATAAGCATGATAATTCTAAGAAGAACTAATTGA
- a CDS encoding acetate uptake transporter translates to MNNEVKVTHTLADPAPFGLFGLAVITFVASTQKLGLTSGFPGLIPWAIFLGCITQFVAAIIDFKKDNVFGATVFGSFGLFWIAVAFIWLTTLGVFGEEMKSSIDMKQFGVVCIAYLFLVGPLTFGAAEAHKVLFLIFVAVDVLLVAMALNYLGIAVKETQIVAGISELAAGLLGFYGAAAGVLNKNLGRVVLPVGKPLGIFKKQA, encoded by the coding sequence ATGAACAATGAAGTAAAAGTAACACACACTCTTGCAGATCCGGCACCTTTTGGTTTATTCGGGCTTGCAGTAATAACATTCGTAGCTTCCACGCAAAAATTGGGACTTACATCAGGTTTTCCGGGACTTATTCCTTGGGCTATATTTCTTGGCTGTATAACACAATTTGTTGCTGCTATTATTGACTTCAAAAAAGACAATGTTTTCGGAGCTACTGTTTTCGGTTCTTTCGGATTATTCTGGATAGCTGTAGCTTTCATTTGGCTTACTACTTTAGGAGTATTCGGTGAAGAAATGAAAAGCTCTATTGACATGAAACAATTCGGAGTTGTATGTATAGCTTATCTATTCCTTGTAGGTCCTTTAACTTTCGGTGCTGCTGAAGCTCATAAAGTTTTATTCTTAATATTCGTTGCTGTAGATGTTCTATTAGTAGCTATGGCATTAAATTATTTAGGAATAGCTGTTAAAGAAACTCAGATTGTTGCTGGTATATCTGAGCTTGCGGCAGGATTATTGGGTTTCTATGGTGCTGCTGCTGGTGTATTAAATAAAAATTTAGGAAGAGTTGTACTGCCTGTAGGAAAACCTTTAGGAATATTTAAAAAACAAGCTTAA
- a CDS encoding periplasmic-type flagellar collar protein FlbB, whose amino-acid sequence MKLKIGILTIVNLIAFIALLYMFDIFGVVNYYTLMRNKIAPNVPGFLTRFTQKPRVEDMTLLAREDLNKMRESFNLREKDLQAQESLIASRAIELNTQSELIEQDRQNLLNAWSNYQATMDESSQYQLVLTDLANKINSMPPQNSVALLNQLAANGSDDLIIDVLLEMDSIAAAEGRNSTTSYLLSLMDPNVAARILEKYEARSNPGNNTVPSSPNDFPNYLPDGMNNDAMLNEGIMDMGT is encoded by the coding sequence ATGAAATTAAAAATAGGAATTTTAACTATAGTAAACTTAATAGCATTTATAGCACTATTATATATGTTTGATATATTCGGTGTAGTTAATTATTATACTTTAATGCGTAATAAAATAGCACCAAATGTACCAGGATTCTTAACAAGATTCACTCAAAAACCAAGAGTAGAAGATATGACTCTTTTGGCAAGAGAAGATCTAAATAAAATGAGAGAATCATTCAATTTAAGAGAAAAAGATTTACAGGCTCAGGAATCTTTAATAGCAAGCAGAGCAATAGAATTAAATACTCAGTCTGAATTAATAGAACAGGATAGACAAAATCTTTTAAATGCTTGGTCTAATTATCAGGCTACTATGGACGAATCTTCTCAATATCAATTAGTATTAACAGATTTAGCAAATAAAATTAACAGCATGCCTCCTCAAAACTCTGTGGCATTACTTAATCAGTTGGCTGCTAATGGCTCTGATGATTTAATTATAGATGTATTATTAGAAATGGATTCTATAGCTGCTGCTGAAGGCAGAAACAGTACAACTTCTTATCTTTTAAGTTTAATGGATCCAAATGTAGCTGCTAGAATATTAGAAAAATATGAAGCAAGATCTAATCCGGGAAATAATACAGTGCCTTCTTCACCTAATGACTTCCCTAATTATTTACCTGATGGGATGAATAATGATGCTATGCTTAATGAAGGCATAATGGACATGGGGACATAA